One window of Novosphingobium sp. P6W genomic DNA carries:
- a CDS encoding cytochrome c family protein: MRISVYACLWLLLALGACSDDRHDERLLAAGPDRSVEALMKVADVDAGARKFRTCAACHTITPGASDRGGPNLYGVFGQTPGQNSRRYGYTAALRGAGGIWDVRRLDAWLADPRKVVPGTTMQFAGVPDPLDRADLIVYLRSQSD, translated from the coding sequence TTGCGGATTTCGGTTTATGCGTGCCTGTGGTTGCTGCTCGCCCTTGGGGCCTGCTCGGACGACAGGCACGATGAACGCCTGCTCGCCGCCGGACCGGATCGAAGCGTCGAGGCGCTGATGAAGGTGGCCGATGTCGATGCCGGCGCACGCAAGTTTCGCACTTGCGCAGCCTGTCACACGATCACCCCCGGCGCGTCGGATCGGGGCGGCCCGAACCTCTACGGCGTGTTCGGCCAGACCCCCGGTCAAAATAGCCGCCGCTATGGGTACACGGCGGCGCTACGCGGCGCGGGCGGTATATGGGATGTGCGCAGACTGGATGCCTGGCTTGCCGATCCCCGGAAAGTGGTCCCGGGCACGACCATGCAGTTCGCAGGGGTGCCCGATCCTCTCGACCGGGCCGACCTGATCGTATATCTGCGTAGCCAATCGGACTAA